One segment of Heterodontus francisci isolate sHetFra1 chromosome 28, sHetFra1.hap1, whole genome shotgun sequence DNA contains the following:
- the LOC137345326 gene encoding probable G-protein coupled receptor 139: MISILFSLLFLPVNLLAVVILSRGKCGLSTCTTRYLVAMAMADLLVIITEVILLRIGYYFLPGSFLNITPICSAIAVLSCAAGDCSVWFTVTFTFDRFVAICCQKLKTNYCTKKTAALVLTATCILLCLKSIPFYFAYKPGKIIDSVPWFCYTNPSYFTEPGWVGFDWFDTVLTPLLPFASILLLNALTVRHILVTSRVRKGLKGQSKGENHSDPEMESRRKSVILLFTISGSFILLWSVYVLNFLYYNITGANPRGHDDSVYIFEQVGWMLLNLSCCTNTFIYGVTQSKFREQFKNAVKYPVISIIQLVHKQNH; this comes from the coding sequence ATgatttccattctcttttcccttctctttcttccAGTGAATTTACTGGCAGTTGTGATCCTATCAcgtggaaagtgcggcctctccacctgcactactcgctacctggtggccatggcaatggcagatctactggttattatcactgaggtcatactgctcCGGATTGGTTATTACTTTTTACcaggatctttcctgaacatcacacCTATTTGTAGTGCCATCGCTGTCTTGAGTTGTGCAGCtggagactgttctgtctggttcaccgtcactttcacctttgatcgatttgttgccatttgttgccagaaactgaaaacaaactattgcaccaagaaaactgcagctCTCGTTCTGAcagcaacctgcattctgctctgtttaaaaagcaTCCCATTCTACTTTGCGTATAAACCTGGCAAGATAATTGACAGTGTGCCGTGGTTCTGTTACACCAACCCGAGCTATTTtactgagcctggatgggtgggatttgattggtttgatacagttttaaccccattgctcccattcgcttcaattctgttgctcaacgctctgacagtcagacacattttagtgacgagTCGAGTCCGCAAGGGACTgaagggtcagagcaagggagagaatcacagtgacccagagatggagagcagaaggaaatctgtgattttactctttacgatatctggcagcttcatacttctgtggtcagtgtatgttttaaatttcttatattataacattaccGGAGCAAATCCCAGGGGTCATGACGATTCTGTATATATATTTGAACAAGTAGGATGGATGCTTCTGAATTTAagctgctgtacaaacacatttatttatggggtgacacaATCTAAGTTCAGGGAGCAGTTCAAGAATGCGGTAAAATATCCAGttatatcaattattcaattaGTTCATAAACAAAatcactga